CGGCAACACCGACCGCGTACCCGAGGGTGAGTGGCCCGAACTCGCCTGGGGAAGCTGGGAGCGGCTGCGGGCGGGGGACGACGTGGTGCTGCTGGCAGGCGGTAAAGCGCTGGAGTACGCACTGGCCGCAGCCGAAGGTCTGCCGGGCGTGGGCGTGGTCAATGCCCGCTTCGTCAAGCCGCTCGATCTGAAGATGCTGCGCGAAGTGGCTCAGCAGGCGCGGGCATTGGTGACGATCGAGGACAACACCCGCGTCGGAGGCTTCGGCTCAGGTGTGCTCGAAGCGCTGAGCGACCTGAGACTGGGTACGCCCGTGCGCGTGCTGGGAATTCCGGATGAATTTCAGGAACACGCCACGGTGGCGCGCGTGCACGCCCGCGCCGGCATCGACGTACAGGCCATTCACACCGTGCTGGCCGAGCTGGGCGTGGACGTTCCGCTGGAAGTGTAGTCTGCAGGTCTTGAGCACGGAGCGCGTGGAAAGGAGCAGGCCACTCGCTCTGTGCCGTATCAGGCGACGCGCCTGCGCTCGGCGACCACTTCGACGTATGTGGTCTTGAATAAAACGTGAGAAATACACTGTGGTGTAGACTCGATCGGATGAACGTTCTTGGCAAAGTCACGGTGCTTCCCAAGCTGCCCGCAGAATTGCGGCGCCTGGAGGAGCTGGCCTACAACCTGTACTGGAGCTGGACACCGCACGCGCAGGCGCTGTATCAGGATCTCGACCCGGCGTTATGGGAGCGCTTCAATCATAACCCGCTGCGCGTGCTGCTCGAGGTGGCGCAGTCGCGGCTGGACGAACTCGCGCGTGACTCGCGTTACCTCGCGCGCGTCCGTCGGGTACTGGCTGACTTCGACGCCTACCTGCAGGCTCCCACCACCTGGGCAAAGCACAACGCCGCCGAGCTGGGGCAGATCGCGTATTTCAGCATGGAGTACGGCTTTTACGAAAGCCTGCCGATCTACTCGGGCGGCTTGGGCATTCTGGCCGGTGATCACTGCAAAAGTGCCTCGGACCTTGGCCTGCCTTTTGCGGCAGTCGGGCTGCTCTTTCACCAGGGGTACTTCCGCCAGATGATCAACAAGGACGGCTGGCAGGAAGAAGCGTACGACGAGCTCGACCTGACCACCCTCCCGATCAAGCCAGCCCGCACCCCGGAAGGCAAGGAAGTGCGCTTGGCCGTTCCGGTCGCCGGTCGGGACGTGCATATCCGGGTGTGGACGCTGCTCGTCGGGCGCATCCCGGTCTACCTGCTCGACACCAACGTCCCCGAGAACAGTGAGGCTGACCGCGCGCTCACCGCGCGCCTGTACGGGCCAGGGCAGGATCTGCGCATTCAGCAGGAACTGGTGCTCGGCGTGGGCGGCGTGCGGGCGCTGCGTCAACTGGGCGTCAACGCCACCGTCTTTCACATGAACGAAGGACACGCCGCGTTCCTGGGTCTGGAGCGCATCCGTGAACTGGTGCAAGGCGGGCTTGACTTCGCTTCGGCCGTCGAGGCGGTCGCATCGGGAACCATTTTCACCACCCACACTCCTGTCCCAGCCGGAAATGACGCCTTTCCGCTGGACCTGGTCGGACGCTACCTGGGCGACTGGCCCGCACAGTTGGGTACCAGCTGGGAAGCCATGACCGAGCTGGCCCGCCACGACCAGCCCTGGGGACAGACTTTCAGCATGACCGTGCTGGCCCTGCGCCTTTCGCGCGCGGCCAACGGCGTCTCGGAACTGCACGGCGAGGTCAGCCGTAAAATGTGGAACTTCCTGTACCCGGGCGCCAGCGAGGACGAGGTGCCGGTGGGCCACGTCACCAACGGCGCCCATACCCTGACTTTCCTGGCACAGAAGCTGCGGGACCTGTACGCCAGCGTACTGCCCGAGGACTGGCAGGAGCGGATCGAGGATCAGGCCATGTGGGAAGCGGCCATTCCCGGTATCCCCGACGAGAACCTCGTGGCGGCCCTGCGCGACCTGAAGCTCGACATGATTCAGTTCGTGCGTGGCCGCCTGCAAGAGCAGCTGCGTCGCAACGGCGCGAGCGCTGCTGACATCAAGGCGGCGGGCTCGGTGCTGTCACCCGAGGCGCTCACCATCGGCTTCGCGCGCCGCTTTGCCACCTACAAGCGCGCCACGCTGCTGTTTCGTGACCGCGCGCGCCTCTCGGCCATTCTGAACGACCCGGCGAGACCGGTGCAGTTCGTCTTTGCCGGCAAGGCCCACCCGGCCGACAATCCCGGCAAGGCCTTCATTCAGGAAATCTACCGCATGAGCCAGGAAGCGGAGTTCCGCGGCAAGATCGTGATTCTGGAGAATTACGACATGAACGTCGCGCGCCATCTAGTGCAGGGCGTGGACATCTGGCTCAACAATCCGCGCCGTCCGCTGGAAGCTTCGGGCACCTCGGGCATGAAGGCCAGCATCAACGGCGCGCTGAATTTCTCGATCCTGGACGGCTGGTGGCGCGAAAGCTTCGACGGGACCAACGGCTACGCCATCGGGGACGAGCGCGAGTTTTCCAGCCTTGACGTGCAGGACGACGCCGACAGCTTCAGTCTGTACGAAACCCTCGAAGACCAGATCGTGCCGCTCTACTACCGCCGCGATGAGCGCGGCTTCAACCACGGCTGGCTCGAAAAAGTGCGCCGCGCCATCATCACGGTCGCGCCGCAGTTCAGCATGCAGCGTCAGGTCATCGATTACACCCAGAAGTACTACCTACCGCTCAGTGCGCGTGCTCAGCAGGTGTGGGCGAACGACTTCGCACTGGCGCGCGAGTTGGCGGCCTGGAAGCGCTACGTGCTGGAGCAGTGGCCGAATACCACCATTCAGGCCAGCGCCGACGTGCCCGCCACTGCCGAGCCCGGCCAGACCCTGAAGGTCCGTGCCCAGGTGAACGCTGCCAACCTGTCCCCGCGTGATGTGCGCGTGGAAGCCATCCTGGAGCGCGAAGGACAGCGCGAACGCGTGGTCCTTTCGCACGGTGGCAACGGCAGCTACGAAGGAGAGATTGCGCTCTCGAACAGCGGACTGTATACCGTATCGGCGCGCATGCTGCCCTCGCGGCCCGAGCTGGCCGGCGAACTGGAGCTTGGGCTGATCAAATGGGCCTGACCTGAAAACTGGAGTTCGGGCCGGGGCACCGCAGTGCCCCGGCCCGGCTTTTGGGAGGCACACTGTCCCACCTTCATGCCCACAGCAACCTGTTAAAGTGGCCCCCATGCACCGTGCCGCCGGGAGGCTGTCATGACGCCCCTCATCACCCGGAAATGGGAACTTCCGCCCACCACGGCCGTGCTGATGGCCATCGTTTCGATTCAGGGTGGAGCGGCACTGGCCAAGTCCCTCTTTCCGGCTGTCGGTCCAGGCGGCACCTCGGCGCTGCGCATCGGCTTCGCGGCCCTGATTCTGCTGGCGATGTGGCGTCCGCGCCTGTCGCGCTACTCGCGCGGCGACCTTGCCACCACCGCGCTGTTCGGGGCGGCGCTGGGACTGATGAACCTGTGCTTTTACGCCTCGATCGAGCGCATTCCACTCGGACTGGCGGTCACCCTCGAGTTCGTCGGTCCGCTGGGCGTGGCGGTGTTCGCTTCGCGGCGCAAGCTCGATTACCTGTGGGCAGTGCTCGCAGGCGCCGGCATTCTGCTCATTTCACCGCTGGCACCGGGCAGCGCCATCGACCCTCTGGGCGTTGGCCTCGCGTTACTCGCCGGTGGTTTCTGGGCAGCTTACATTCTGGTCGGGGCACGCCTCGGGCGCGCCTTCAGCGGCGGACAGGGGCTGGCACTCGGCATGCTGGTCGCTGCGCTGATCGCCCTGCCTTTCGGGGTGGCCGAGGCTGGGGGTTCGTTGCTGGCGCCGCATATCCTGGTGCTCGGCCTGGGGGTAGCACTGCTGTCTTCCGCTCTCCCTTACTCGCTGGAAATGACGGCGCTCAGACGCCTGCCCTCGCGCACCTTCAGCATCCTGATGAGTCTGGAGCCGGCCGTGGCCGCCATGATGGGCTTTGTGCTGCTGCACGAAGCGCTGAGCGGTCGCCAGTTGCTGGCGATGGTCCTGGTCATCGCGGCAAGCGTGGGTGCCAGCCTCAGCGCCTCGTCCAAAAAGCTTCCTCCACCCGAGGGTGGAGGAAGCTGACGCGGCATGGTCCGGGAAGCACCCGACGAGGCTCAGGTTAGCGAACAGGCGGCCGCGCCAGCATTCTCTGAACGCCGCGAAGCTGCGCGCCCGTCAGCTTCAGGTCGGCAATGTCGGTCACCAGTTCCATTTGCAGCTTGATGCCGCCTTCCGGCGGATTGAGCATGTACTCGGAGTAACCGAAGTAGTCGCCCGCGTTCAGCTGGTCGTCCTTGTTGGTGTCATGAACGGCATAGACAAAGTACCAGCCGGGCCCGCGGTTCGGAATGGCGAACGGGCTGGTGGTGCCATCGGTGTCGATCACGAGACTGCCGGACTTGGACTCGTCGTACACCCACTTGCCCTGGTAGTAGTCCGCCCTGACGTGGGTGCCCCGAATCCCGAGTGGTGGACCGACCCGCAGGTTCAGGGCGGTGGTCGCGCGCTGATCGCCGCTCACCCCGGTGATGGGCACGCTGTAGATACCCTCTTTGGCGCTCGTATCGACGGTGAGGGTCAAGGTGCTGCTCGTCCCGGTGGCAGGGTCGGGGTCGAAGCTGGCCCGAACTCCCGTGGGCAGAGTGCCGACGGACAGGTCCACTGCGCCACCGAAGCCGGCCGACCGCTCGATCTTGATGGTCACGCTCCTCGAGCTGCCCTGCTCGATCTGCAGGTTGTTGGCCGGTGACAGCGCGAAGATCTGCGCGCCGCTCAGTGCGGCTTGCACGGCCGCTGCGGCGTTGATCAGCCCGGCGCCACAGCTCTCGCCGTTTGGCGTGTTGCAACTGACCGGCTGCGCGGTGTTTTCCATCAGGCGCTGCAGTTCGAGGGCGCTGAGAGCCGGAGTGACGGCGCGCATCAATGCCGCCAGGCCCGCCACGTGCGGCGCGGCGTACGAGGTTCCGGCGCCGCCGGCATAGGTGAACTGCCCACTGTGGCGCGTGAGGCTCCACACGCCGTCGCCCGGGGCACCCCCCGGCGCCATTACGCTCAGCACCGAGCCGTAGTTCGAATAACTGGCGCGCGCACCGCTGCGGGTGGTGGCGCCCACCGCCATCACGCCCTGGCAATTGGCCGGGAAGGTCCCACTGGCGTTGTCACCCACCCCATCCTTGCCGCCGTTGCCCGCCGCGACCACGATGAGGGGCTTTTTCGGCCCACCCAGCGCCTTGTTGATGGCCGCCTGAAAAGCCGTGCCGCAGGTGCCCTCGCCGCCCAGGCTGAGATTGATGACGTCCGCCGGCGTGGGGTTGTTGGGCACACCTGCCGAAGCCACGCCCGCCGCGTAGAGCAGCGCGTCGATAATGTCCGAGGAGGTGCCGCCGCCAGGTCCCAGCGCGCGCACGGGCAACAGGCGCGTGCCCCAGTTCACGCCGGCCATTCCGACGCGGTTGTCGCTCGCAGCGCCCACGATGCCCACCACGAAGGTGCCGTGGTATGAGGGGCTGGTCGGGTCATCACCGACATCGTACGGATCGCCGTCCCGGCCATCGCCGTCACCTGAGCAGGCCGCTCCGGTATTGCAGTTGGCATTGGTGATGAAGTCGTAGCCGGGCAGGAGACGCTCGGAAGGCAGATCTGGGTGGCTCGCCGCCACGTCGCCACGCCGGTACAGAATTCCAGTGTCGATGATCGCCACGACCGTCGAATTGGCGCCGATGGTGGTATTCCAGGCCGTGGGTAGCCTGATCCCGCCGCTGCCGTCCTGCAAGTTCCACTGCCGGGTGGTGTAGCTGGGATCGTTGGGTGTACGCCACGCCCGGACGATGCGGTCGGGCTCGGCATATTCGACGTCGGGCCGCGCAGCGAGCTCACGGGCCGCGGCCTGCGTCGCCCGGGCGTCGGCGCCGGGAACGCGGTAGACGCCCGCACCGTCGATGGCCAGCGCGCGCACCCGCTCGACCGGCGCGCCCTTCACGCTGAGAAGGCTCAGCGACTGCGCCGAGACGCCCGATTTGAACTTCACGATCAATTGGCCGGCCACGATGTTTTCGGCACTGGTCGGCGACTCCGCAGGGACACCTAGGGTATCGGGAACGTAGCCCACCGTTCCGGAAAAGTTTCCCCGGGTGTTCGGTGCCGGAGGCAGGCTGTCCTCGTCAAGAGGCCCGTTGTTGAGGTTCGTTTGGCCACAAGCGAGCAGGCCGGCGATGAGTGCCGGGGCAAGCCAGCGAAAAGGATGTTTCATTCAGTCTCCAAGGGCACGGTGCCCGAAAGGGATTTGCAAAGACAGGTCATGAGCTTTCACTAAAGCGCTTTGAGCTGATGGTCACATGACGAGGCAGCCCGCGTTTCTCATGGTCGGTTGGGGAACATTACTGACGCGCGATCCAGGCGTGCGCCACCCGCAGCCGGTCATAGTCGTACGCACCCCCCAGCGCTTCGCGCAGCGGCTTGAGTTTGCCGCGCGCGTCGCTCGGCAGCGCCTGCCACGCCTGCTCGATGGCGCGCAGATCGGAGTCGCTGAATCCCGTGGCTTCCTGCGGGGTTACTTCGCCGGCACGCGCCAGTTCGGCCAGGTGACCGCTCACGGTCTGCGCGGTCAATTGGCGCTCGCGTGCGATGTCCGCGATGGTCAACCCGCCACGCAGCAGCTGCAAGGTCACCTCCAGGGTATCGGCCTTGGAGCCGACGGCCACCGCGACGGAGCGCTCAAGCGGCCCCGAACCTGACGCGACCGGGCCTCGAGGCGGGTGTCCTTGCAGAACCGCCAGAAAAGCGTCGCCATAGCGTTCCAGCTTGCCCTGTCCCAC
The Deinococcus peraridilitoris DSM 19664 genome window above contains:
- a CDS encoding EamA family transporter; amino-acid sequence: MTPLITRKWELPPTTAVLMAIVSIQGGAALAKSLFPAVGPGGTSALRIGFAALILLAMWRPRLSRYSRGDLATTALFGAALGLMNLCFYASIERIPLGLAVTLEFVGPLGVAVFASRRKLDYLWAVLAGAGILLISPLAPGSAIDPLGVGLALLAGGFWAAYILVGARLGRAFSGGQGLALGMLVAALIALPFGVAEAGGSLLAPHILVLGLGVALLSSALPYSLEMTALRRLPSRTFSILMSLEPAVAAMMGFVLLHEALSGRQLLAMVLVIAASVGASLSASSKKLPPPEGGGS
- a CDS encoding S8 family serine peptidase translates to MKHPFRWLAPALIAGLLACGQTNLNNGPLDEDSLPPAPNTRGNFSGTVGYVPDTLGVPAESPTSAENIVAGQLIVKFKSGVSAQSLSLLSVKGAPVERVRALAIDGAGVYRVPGADARATQAAARELAARPDVEYAEPDRIVRAWRTPNDPSYTTRQWNLQDGSGGIRLPTAWNTTIGANSTVVAIIDTGILYRRGDVAASHPDLPSERLLPGYDFITNANCNTGAACSGDGDGRDGDPYDVGDDPTSPSYHGTFVVGIVGAASDNRVGMAGVNWGTRLLPVRALGPGGGTSSDIIDALLYAAGVASAGVPNNPTPADVINLSLGGEGTCGTAFQAAINKALGGPKKPLIVVAAGNGGKDGVGDNASGTFPANCQGVMAVGATTRSGARASYSNYGSVLSVMAPGGAPGDGVWSLTRHSGQFTYAGGAGTSYAAPHVAGLAALMRAVTPALSALELQRLMENTAQPVSCNTPNGESCGAGLINAAAAVQAALSGAQIFALSPANNLQIEQGSSRSVTIKIERSAGFGGAVDLSVGTLPTGVRASFDPDPATGTSSTLTLTVDTSAKEGIYSVPITGVSGDQRATTALNLRVGPPLGIRGTHVRADYYQGKWVYDESKSGSLVIDTDGTTSPFAIPNRGPGWYFVYAVHDTNKDDQLNAGDYFGYSEYMLNPPEGGIKLQMELVTDIADLKLTGAQLRGVQRMLARPPVR
- the glgP gene encoding alpha-glucan family phosphorylase, with product MNVLGKVTVLPKLPAELRRLEELAYNLYWSWTPHAQALYQDLDPALWERFNHNPLRVLLEVAQSRLDELARDSRYLARVRRVLADFDAYLQAPTTWAKHNAAELGQIAYFSMEYGFYESLPIYSGGLGILAGDHCKSASDLGLPFAAVGLLFHQGYFRQMINKDGWQEEAYDELDLTTLPIKPARTPEGKEVRLAVPVAGRDVHIRVWTLLVGRIPVYLLDTNVPENSEADRALTARLYGPGQDLRIQQELVLGVGGVRALRQLGVNATVFHMNEGHAAFLGLERIRELVQGGLDFASAVEAVASGTIFTTHTPVPAGNDAFPLDLVGRYLGDWPAQLGTSWEAMTELARHDQPWGQTFSMTVLALRLSRAANGVSELHGEVSRKMWNFLYPGASEDEVPVGHVTNGAHTLTFLAQKLRDLYASVLPEDWQERIEDQAMWEAAIPGIPDENLVAALRDLKLDMIQFVRGRLQEQLRRNGASAADIKAAGSVLSPEALTIGFARRFATYKRATLLFRDRARLSAILNDPARPVQFVFAGKAHPADNPGKAFIQEIYRMSQEAEFRGKIVILENYDMNVARHLVQGVDIWLNNPRRPLEASGTSGMKASINGALNFSILDGWWRESFDGTNGYAIGDEREFSSLDVQDDADSFSLYETLEDQIVPLYYRRDERGFNHGWLEKVRRAIITVAPQFSMQRQVIDYTQKYYLPLSARAQQVWANDFALARELAAWKRYVLEQWPNTTIQASADVPATAEPGQTLKVRAQVNAANLSPRDVRVEAILEREGQRERVVLSHGGNGSYEGEIALSNSGLYTVSARMLPSRPELAGELELGLIKWA